The following coding sequences lie in one Phaeodactylum tricornutum CCAP 1055/1 chromosome 12, whole genome shotgun sequence genomic window:
- the MSH5 gene encoding muts-like protein 5 (The MutS homolog 5 (MSH5) interacts with MSH4 to promote cross-over formation during meiotic recombination. Phatr_9232 is closest to Thaps_42476.; MSH5) DNA recombination protein), which translates to MENGALPDDFEYVFSESLSYFKSAEMRQLDQNIGDLDAFIKDAETLIVAELEDEILDHESELRETFIALAELDCILSFAGAAADLDFVRPRVVSASEQCVEISRGRHPLQEIVLDTAFVPNDTTMNTTSRVTVITGPNFSGKSCFARQVGVLVYMAHIGCFLPCDEARISLTDQIFTQFSSTETCAVPQSSFQLDLSRMGAILRRASQHSLVLIDEFGKGTSPASGISLLTAALQKLVSNRSKVICTTHFLEIFSIGLLVDSENGISAMHMTVHVPETANDSAVPLFRMEHGIANSSAGLVCAKMAGVKKAIVDRAYEIIKAIKKRQKVHPLAELLRNDIHMTLDSKHAIRSFVSTSWRDASDDQIDAFFSITERM; encoded by the exons ATGGAGAACGGCGCCTTGCCTGATGACTTCGAATACGTATTTTCGGAATCGCTCTCATACTTCAAGAGTGCGGAGATGCGTCAACTTGATCAAAATATTGGTGACCTCGATGCTTTCATCAAAGATGCGGAAACATTGATTGTTGCAGAATTGGAGGACGAAATCCTGGACCACGAATCGGAGCTCCGTGAGACCTTCATCGCCCTGGCCGAGCTGGATTGCATACTCTCCTTCGCTGGTGCTGCTGCAGACTTAGATTTCGTGCGCCCGCGCGTTGTCTCGGCGTCTGAACAGTGCGTTGAGATAAGCCGGGGCCGCCATCCTTTGCAAGAAATTGTTCTCGACACAGCATTTGTACCCAACGATACCACTATGAACACGACAAGTCGTGTAACCGTAATCACAGGCCCAAACTTTAGTGGCAAGAGTTGCTTTGCTCGCCAAG TCGGAGTACTCGTCTATATGGCACACATTGGCTGTTTTCTCCCCTGCGATGAAGCACGTATTTCGCTGACAGATCAAATTTTCACACAATTCAGCTCTACTGAAACATGTGCTGTCCCTCAAAGCAGCTTCCAACTTGATCTCAGCCGTATGGGAGCTATTCTCCGTCGAGCGAGTCAGCATTCGCTGGTTTTGATTGACGAATTTGGGAAAG GTACAAGCCCGGCATCAGGAATCTCCCTACTCACGGCGGCTCTGCAAAAGTTGGTATCTAATCGCTCGAAAGTAATCTGCACGACTCATTTCCTAGAGATCTTTTCAATAGGATTGCTTGTGGACTCTGAGAATGGAATTTCCGCGATGCATATGACTGTGCATGTCCCTGAGACGGCCAATGATAGTGCTGTCCCACTATTCCGAATGGAGCACGGGATCGCAAATTCGTCCGCTGGACTCGTTTGCGCGAAAATGGCTGGCGTAAAAAAAGCCATCGTCGATCGCGCCTACGAGATAATTAAGGCAATCAAGAAACGTCAAAAGGTCCATCCGCTTGCTGAACTTTTGCGCAATGATATACACATGACTCTCGACTCGAAGCATGCCATCAGATCCTTCGTCAGCACGAGTTGGAGGGATGCTAGCGACGATCAAATTGATGCATTCTTTTCTATAACTGAAAGGATGTAG
- a CDS encoding predicted protein, whose product MNTPTSMLKSNKQSSNPKDFGDVLRVNLSGNAYCHVLGPPNGDDSVTPFWTTSDKHSLGMPTWIMGVRYDFGKRWYGVNHWMTLLRWQPRRKMNDLSLQPSLRPSCYDLSFGKDLKKDDLHIYHPLQAVQIKLQWLCLDFQKRQQLLSLSGRLHSNGNVDTCLQLPFSNRFRWHGKLTVPVSVYFDEPMYPLGSPQLWNTLPSVSDLLNGGTWIPDLSIDPTGCMESLNNLWIKSPWQLNTRLGVRLVARRRFSGSPWLGTMDTKDQEPEPRTQVRLEVSNIGLRTTHKACLETHLETPVASMRLLLVSSHICNPILKSTLGLPE is encoded by the coding sequence ATGAATACGCCCACGTCGATGTTGAAATCTAACAAGCAAAGCTCTAACCCGAAGGACTTTGGCGATGTTTTGCGTGTCAATCTATCTGGAAACGCGTACTGTCATGTTTTGGGCCCGCCAAACGGGGACGACTCCGTTACGCCTTTCTGGACGACGAGTGATAAGCATTCCCTTGGAATGCCGACCTGGATTATGGGCGTACGTTACGATTTTGGAAAGCGATGGTACGGTGTGAACCATTGGATGACGCTACTCCGATGGCAACCACGGAGAAAAATGAACGACTTGTCATTGCAACCGTCTCTGCGCCCGAGCTGTTATGACCTTTCGTTCGGGAAGGATTTGAAGAAAGACGACCTGCACATATACCATCCTCTTCAAGCAGTGCAAATTAAACTGCAGTGGCTGTGTCTAGATTTTCAGAAACGTCAGCAGCTACTTAGTCTGTCGGGAAGGCTGCACTCGAATGGAAACGTCGACACTTGCCTACAATTGCCGTTTTCGAACCGGTTTCGATGGCATGGAAAGCTGACTGTACCTGTCAGTGTCTACTTTGACGAGCCAATGTATCCATTGGGATCCCCGCAATTATGGAACACGTTGCCATCTGTTTCCGACTTGCTCAATGGGGGGACATGGATTCCGGACCTATCCATCGACCCTACAGGGTGCATGGAGTCTCTCAATAATCTGTGGATCAAATCTCCTTGGCAATTGAATACTCGCTTAGGTGTTCGACTAGTTGCGCGTCGTCGGTTTTCCGGTTCGCCGTGGTTGGGCACTATGGACACCAAAGACCAAGAACCCGAACCGCGTACCCAAGTCCGGTTGGAAGTCTCCAATATTGGCTTGCGGACAACTCATAAAGCTTGTTTAGAGACGCACCTGGAAACACCGGTGGCATCCATGCGGCTACTACTTGTCTCTTCACACATTTGTAATCCCATTTTGAAGTCGACTCTTGGTTTGCCAGAGTGA
- a CDS encoding predicted protein — MTVWGLWRLIFEDRKGNRCCSGSDRNFSRNLTYVDDGLKRSEVAIKVEVMSIIHKHGMSIFRCHVRSVDKHIEDGPRRTHQGCDVLTDEFHSALKLKNWMWTERGPTMMIGPNLRQLHESLLAGNNQFACYAAESFIRLMNFMRLFAATLAMMVCTAFSPGQLHRRPRALTQLSRSTRLSASTSSLVVISPPGGIGEVSAVKAAEMGSAVRWFVVSSGSSREVILSQEVLASIAAAGGSVELAGADVPSLLLPPEDPNSAVTAVSAWCGAAEAIVCTFDGCETSPAEKKKLKLDDEDPEFAWKNAIKIAAQQASSKISGTKLAILSANGDMDDDLQSVSSGIGGFVGSLLKGKRMEIPSSLTQAMSGMSAGFTSAAAKIATLRHGELFGTPESSPNFSALVGGPRRDPELCEEFQFRDIRVDPTLSLMGNFMMGKTTRSSRHVIGQAAALLVLGKVTVVPGLDICVSSQRGTDVVTMEQWEKEFSRVAEDLMTADSTGGGAQLFSVDFASVPDVERLADWLATKWAPAVLRTYDIAAIRVGARPVYTTRTSPGTLQIDWQQLVDFESVTVGKMEIVVTDKGLKALRLAGDASKGFGSVSRIPLNGEDVLVRRLAEASSQAIEKGLAKKAKAVKKAVEEYKKPEPVVAAAPVTSIQSSGTVEASIAAASSGPRQAGARRSTERARGKRRKTSTESSNGGSPTPTEE; from the exons ATGACCGTATGGGGTCTTTGGCGACTCATCTTTGAAGATCGAAAAGGGAATCGATGCTGCTCCGGATCTGATCGAAATTTCAGCAGGAACCTGACTTATGTTGACGACGGTTTGAAGCGATCGGAGGTGGCCATCAAGGTCGAAGTCATGAGCATAATCCACAAACATGGCATGTCCATTTTCAGATGTCATGTGCGATCGGTGGATAAACACATCGAAGACGGACCAAGACGGACACA TCAGGGTTGTGACGTGTTGACCGATGAATTCCATTCCGCCTTGAAGCTGAAAAATTGGATGTGGACCGAGCGAGGCCCTACCATGATGATCGGACCAAACCTTCGTCAATTGCA TGAGTCTCTCCTTGCTGGTAATAATCAGTTCGCTTGTTACGCAGCAGAGAGCTTCATACGTCTCATGAATTTCATGCGTCTCTTCGCTGCCACCTTGGCAATGATGGTGTGCACCGCCTTTTCTCCTGGTCAGTtacatcgtcgtcctcgggCCCTTACCCAACTCTCACGTTCTACTCGTCTGTCGGCGTCTACTTCGTCGCTGGTGGTAATTTCGCCTCCGGGGGGGATTGGCGAAGTATCGGCGGTTAAAGCCGCCGAGATGGGATCTGCAGTTCGCTGGTTCGTCGTATCCTCTGGGAGTTCTAGAGAAGTCATCTTATCGCAAGAAGTACTGGCTTCCATAGCCGCGGCTGGGGGAAGTGTGGAACTAGCCGGCGCCGATGTTCCCTCCCTTTTGCTACCTCCAGAAGACCCTAATTCAGCTGTAACGGCTGTATCGGCTTGGTGTGGTGCGGCCGAAGCGATTGTATGCACATTTGATGGTTGCGAGACGAGCCCTgccgaaaaaaaaaagcTCAAACTGGACGATGAGGATCCTGAATTCGCGTGGAAAAACGCAATCAAAATCGCCGCACAACAGGCTTCTTCTAAAATTTCTGGCACGAAGCTCGCCATTTTGTCGGCGAACGGAGATATGGACGATGACTTACAATCCGTATCGTCCGGAATTGGAGGTTTCGTGGGTAGTTTGCTCAAAGGCAAAAGGATGGAGATTCCGTCCTCACTCACGCAAGCTATGAGTGGCATGTCTGCTGGTTTCACTTCAGCCGCAGCCAAGATTGCGACCTTACGTCACGGTGAGCTGTTTGGCACTCCTGAATCTTCACCTAACTTTTCGGCTTTGGTTGGTGGCCCCCGACGTGATCCGGAGCTTTGTGAAGAGTTCCAGTTTCGGGATATCCGTGTGGACCCCACACTATCACTAATGGGTAACTTTATGATGGGAAAGACAACGCGATCGTCTCGCCACGTCATTGGCCAAGCCGCTGCTTTGTTGGTGCTTGGTAAGGTTACAGTAGTGCCTGGACTCGATATTTGCGTTTCTTCCCAGCGAGGAACCGATGTCGTTACGATGGAGCAATGGGAAAAGGAATTCTCCCGGGTTGCCGAAGACTTGATGACGGCGGATTCTACTGGTGGTGGAGCTCAGTTGTTTTCGGTCGACTTTGCCTCCGTCCCAGATGTCGAACGCCTGGCCGATTGGTTGGCCACAAAGTGGGCTCCGGCCGTGTTGCGTACCTACGACATTGCTGCGATTCGAGTTGGCGCTCGACCCGTCTACACCACCCGGACTTCCCCTGGAACCTTGCAAATTGACTGGCAACAGCTAGTCGATTTTGAGTCCGTCACGGTGGGTAAAATGGAAATTGTCGTTACCGACAAAGGCTTAAAGGCACTGCGACTGGCTGGAGACGCATCAAAGGGATTTGGTTCGGTCTCTCGCATACCGCTGAATGGCGAAGACGTTTTGGTACGTCGTCTAGCGGAAGCAAGTTCGCAAGCGATTGAAAAAGGTCTTGCGAAAAAG GCCAAGGCTGTCAAAAAGGCAGTTGAAGAATACAAAAAGCCCGAACCCGTGGTAGCGGCGGCACCAGTAACTTCCATTCAATCCTCAGGTACTGTAGAAGCGTCCATCGCTGCAGCTTCCTCTGGTCCACGTCAAGCAGGAGCCCGGAGGTCGACAGAAAGAGCTCGGGGCAAAAGACGAAAAACAAGTACGGAATCCAGCAACGGCGGCTCTCCGACGCCGACTGAAGAGTAG
- a CDS encoding predicted protein, whose translation MEDIGGVLSTLLIDEGSWPRGSIVFLDGDLGAGKTAFARGFVRAAIGDPVLRVTSPTYLLSNTYALRRGYEIHHMDLYRLSENPEDLMPLNLDQALSNGISLIEWPIRLGRDKIPPQRLEVHITIPSEYTVEDVDTEDKLRHLTMTPYGSIWEERLQRLLASGYVDDLILEP comes from the exons ATGGAAGATATCGGTGGTGTTTTGTCTACTTTATTGATCGATGAAGGCTCGTGGCCCCGAGGGAGCATTGTATTTTTGGATGGCGACTTGGGTGCCGGAAAAACAGCCTTTGCCCGTGGTTTTGTTCGCGCGGCGATTGGCGATCCAGTCCTTCGTGTGACCTCCCCAACCTACTTACTATCGAATACCTACGCACTGCGCCGAGGATACGA GATTCACCACATGGATCTCTACCGTTTGTCTGAAAATCCCGAGGACTTAATGCCGCTCAACTTGGATCAAGCTTTATCCAATGGCATCTCGTTAATTGAGTGGCCAATACGATTAGGAAGAGATAAAATTCCTCCACAGCGATTGGAAGTGCACATTACAATTCCAAGCGAATACACTGTGGAAGATGTGGATACCGAAGACAAACTACGTCACCTGACGATGACGCCGTACGGAAGCATTTGGGAGGAGAGACTGCAAAGACTACTGGCGAGCGGATACGTCGATGACTTGATCCTGGAACCATAA